In the Balaenoptera musculus isolate JJ_BM4_2016_0621 chromosome 20, mBalMus1.pri.v3, whole genome shotgun sequence genome, GAGTCCCATCCCACCATCAGCAGGGAGAGAGCCACCGTGGGGTGAAGGACACATGCCATCTCTAGGCTGGAGTCTTATCCAGGGCACTGTCTACTGAGCACCAGTTCcgtgccaggccctgctctgggCACTGGAGTGACAGTGTGCATAGGATATAGCTCAGTTTTCAAGGAGCTCCAAAGTCCAGGTGGGGAGGTGACCCGGCAAAAGGCTAGCCCAGTGGAGAAAGGCCTCTGAAAAAGCCTTGCATGAAAAGTGGGTTTCATCAAGTAAGGTCAGGAGAGAAGGCATTCTGAAGAAGGGACAAAGACCTAGACATGACAGTGCTTAGTTCACGCGGGAAGTAAGGTGTGGTCCACAGATCTCTTCTCTTACAAGAGAGAGGTGACTGGACAGGTAAGTGAGGCCAGGGTGGGTCAAAGGGTCTTATTGGCTAAGCTGATTGGTCTTGATCTCATGGGGGCCGAGGGGCTGTGGGAGGATTTTAGCAGGAAGGAGTTGAGGGCTGGTGTGGGGAccgggtgggagggggcaggggcctgCATGTGGGGCGTGGAATCTAGAAGTGGTAAATCAGAGGCAGAATCTGAGGCTTGGCAACTGATTGGGATCAGGTGCCGAGTTACTCAGCAGGAGCTGCGGGGCTTTGGGCAAACCTCACGACCCCacgaagcctcagtttccccactggtGAGATGGACGGTTGACCCAGATGGTCTCTGGAGCTGCTTCCTGCTCTGATTCTTTATGCTTTACAGTACAGGGCCTGCCCATGGAAGTGATTTGCGGGTGTTGGGCCAGGAAGGGGACCCGTGCTAAGCCAGGGCAAGGGGAGTTGGGCAGCAGCCCCTCCGCATTTAGGTAAAGCTGGGAATGGGGAGAGGTAGGACGAGGGGCTCTGTGTCTTCTGGGTTGACTTAGGCTGTGGTAGGGGTCCCCGAGGGCTCTGCGGGCCCACACACTCAGGGCCTGCCCCAGCCCGGAGGGGGAGTGTGGGGAAAGCCCCGGTGTCCAGAGCTGAAGCTGGGAGGGGAGCCCAGGCTGCAGCAGCACCAGAGCGAACGGGACCACTGGTTTCCCCAAAAGCAGACCCCAAGCCACGATTCTGGGTGCAAGAGGTTTATTTGGGCGGTGATCCAAGAAAGCACATAAGGGAGTAGGGACGGGAGGGACAGAAGGAAAACCAAGAAGAACTTTGTTAATGAGAGGGTTACCGCTGTGGGCAACTGGTGGTGACCCTCGGAGGGAGACAACCCAGAATACACTCCAGAGTTGTCCCACTGAGGGACGATGAAGCTGAGGTCTGTGATCACCAACTCCTGTTCCTTGCCGCCTGAGGGTCACTCCTGAGAGCATTAACTCCCAACACTTCCAGCCTGCCTGGTGCATGGGCTGAGAGACACAGGCACTGTCAGCGTGGGCTGGAACCCCAGGGTCCTCCAGGGTGGGCCGGGGTGCTCCAGATGGGGCGCTGCTGGTGTCTGCTCTATCCCTGAAGTCAACTCCTCGGAACTGACAGACGAGGTTGGGCCTCCATAAGGCCCAGCAGCTCTGATGGGCAACCGTCAGCTGACACTTGAAGACCCTGGCCAAGGGCTCCCCATCCAGAGGGGCCCCAGAGAAAAGAGCGAGGCAGCCCGTGATGGTGAACAGGGCAGTGGGCAGGCCTCAGCTCAGGACACCACCCTCCTCTGCAGGTACTGGGCCAGGTACCTGTGCTTGAGGACCCGGGGCATctcaggagggaagggggctgaGGGGCAGGCAGCGAGGGCTGCCCGCAGTTCTCTGAAGGCCCCCCACCCGACCAGGTGGACTTGGGCAGGGCCCACGCTGCCCCGGAACCGCAGGGACTTGTAGCGAGCGGAGGCTTCCTGAAGGCAGTGGTCAAGCTGGAAACAGAACGGCCTGCGTGAGGCTGGTGTGGGGCTGGGTGGCGTGTGGTGAGGCACGCACGGCTGTGGCCAGGGAATGCGTGGGTAGGAGTTtcgtgtgtatacatgtgtgtctgtgggactcatccctcccttcccagagccccagggaggttctcctccccacacccctcctccccatccctcccctgtgCCCACAGCACCTGGGGGCGTGCAGAGTGAAAGGGACATGCAGTCATATCCTGTCCCTGTCTCGTGTACCTTGTCTCGATTTTCCTCCGACAAGTTCCTTAGCCCCTTCAGTGCCACAAACACCTCATAGTGGGGAGCAGAACCCTCGGAGGAATCTGTAGGCAAACCCCCCACCGTGGACACGTGCTTCTGTGAACAGGGCAGCATCCAAAGCCGAAGCCTACTGCCCCCACCTGTTCTTCCCCACTCCGAGGTTCACAGCGGGGAGGAAAGGAGTTTCTTGGCAGGGAGTGGGGTAAATGGAGAGAAAATGGGTAGAGGCAGCAGGAGGGATGGGAGTTAGGTATGGGGAAGGACTTTTGTTGGGAGCAGCAAAGCAGGctgactcttttctctttcctagaGATCTCCCAGCAGGGTGGATATGGGTTGGGGGACAGTCAAGCCAAGAACAGGAGGCAGGAGCCAGTGGAGAAGCTTACCCAGAATGCTGCTCTCCACACAGCCATGGTCCAACAGCCTGGCCCCTGGCCACTGCCCCACCGCCTGGCCCAAGGCCTCAGAGAACACGTCCTCACCAGTGTCTTCGCCTCGAACACTCAGGGTCTggcccagcctggggaggaggaagcaggaggaagaggaaccCAGGGCACAAGGATGATCTCTCAGCCACCCAGGGGGTCACTTACCTGCAGATGAACCTGACGACCGGACACTGATTGTAGGCACCAACCACCTGGACCACGTCACCCAGGCGGCACCTGATAGAGTAGAAGTCGGGGTGAGGTCAGGCCCAAAGGCCCATTAGCTCATGCCCCTGGCTTTCAGCAGGGTTCCAGAGGGCCTGAActggcctgggggtgggcagCCAGGTGGTCACCTGGTGAGGCTGGTGTGGTCGGTCAGCACCAGTTCGTACTCCTTGCCCTTCTGGGCTTCGGCCAGTAGGACGGTGGGGGCAGCCTCTTCCCGGGTTCCTTCCTTGAGTGGGAGCAGCTCAATAAAGGGGCCTCCAGGGGGCAGAAGGTACAGGCCATGGGGCTGCTCTGGCCACAGACTCAGGCCCAACGCCCCTGTGGGGAGCAAGCGGCTTCTTCATCTGGTGGTACCATTGCTTTCTGCTGGGCGATAGCCCCTCACCCTGGATCCCAGTCCCCAATCGTCTAAACATCGATCCCACTGCTGCCCTCCCACTCCACCCTTCCTGGCTCTCCCAGGCTCAGCCCTCTGCCTCTAAGGTCTTAATTGGGAAGAGGCGGTGGTTCTGGAGGTGATGGACCTGGGGTTAAATGCTCGTGTGGTGTAAATCTGTGTGTCTCTTAACCTCTacgagcctcagttttttcatctgtaaaatggagctgctggtgttggggaggattagatgagatgatTATATAGGGCTTGCTACTTGGcagttagctgtgtgacctctgccccctgccctcacctcacTACCCTTGAGTCTTGCTGACCTCCAGAGGCAGCATAAGCAGGTGAGAAGAAGGCTAGGCCTTGGCACCACAAGGCCCCCAGGGCAGCCACAGCCTCAGCCTGGCCTCCTGCATCCAGAGTCACCACCACCTGAAGCTTTGGCCAGAGCCGAAGGGCCAGTCCTCGGGGTCCCTGCTCCAGGGCCTCCCGCAGCTCAGCTGCCCGTCTGGGGAGAGGTGCTCCTGGGTTCCCAGCCGCTATTGCCTCAGCCAGCTCTTCGCCATCGGCCTCCAGGCCCAAGAAGACGTCTAGGAGCTCGACCGCCGTCCCAGCTTCCAGAGCCCGCAGCCCCGGGGACCTCAGTGCCTCCAGCAGCAGGGCCCTAGGGTCCTTGGTTCCAGCAGGGCCCAACTGGCCCAGGGCATGCCAAGGCCAAGGGAGGGGGTAGGGCCAAGGGGAGGAAGGGGTCACACGGGCCGTGCCTTCTGGAGCCAGCACTTCTGGGTAGGTCTTCTTTAGGGCTGCCAGACCAAGCAAGGTGGCCTGGAGGGAGACAAGAGACAGTGTTGTTGGCCCTGGGCCTGAGCCAGACCCTGAGGCCCcaggtttcttgtttgtttgtttcccatcCTGATGGGAGGGTTTGGCTGCAGTTAGGGGTCTCTGGTGGGGTTGGGCTCCAGCCTTCCCAGTTTACCTGCAGAGAGGCCTCCCCACGGTACTGGTTTGAGGTAGGGGGCAAGAGCTGCCCTCCACTTTCTTCCTCCTGGAGCTGGCTGGCCTTGGTCAGAGGGAGATGATTCCGGAAGATGCCTATATCTGTAGccccaaagacatcacaaaatcCTCGTGAAGCCACAGAGTTTCCCAAGAGTTTCAGGTAAGACTGGTGAGGCCCTCGAGGAAGGAACCCAGAATGGGCCTGGGGGAAGCGGGGCTGTCAGGGCTCAGGATGGGAAAATTCATCTTGAACAATCTCGGGCCTGGGTAGGGTCTCTGGGTCAGGTCCCTCTGTGTTGGCAgtagaagggggaagggaggtctTCAGGTTCTGGAATCTGACTGTCCTCTggggtttctttctctttggggCCAC is a window encoding:
- the GHDC gene encoding GH3 domain-containing protein isoform X1, whose translation is MVLFLLLFFLLLPLAVLWRWRRPSQDAGLSWLVRLQHRVAWGALRWAAAWQRKSLAQSTLHAGQSQQRALRRCLQGAQSPRRPLRGSTDIGIFRNHLPLTKASQLQEEESGGQLLPPTSNQYRGEASLQATLLGLAALKKTYPEVLAPEGTARVTPSSPWPYPLPWPWHALGQLGPAGTKDPRALLLEALRSPGLRALEAGTAVELLDVFLGLEADGEELAEAIAAGNPGAPLPRRAAELREALEQGPRGLALRLWPKLQVVVTLDAGGQAEAVAALGALWCQGLAFFSPAYAASGGALGLSLWPEQPHGLYLLPPGGPFIELLPLKEGTREEAAPTVLLAEAQKGKEYELVLTDHTSLTRCRLGDVVQVVGAYNQCPVVRFICRLGQTLSVRGEDTGEDVFSEALGQAVGQWPGARLLDHGCVESSILDSSEGSAPHYEVFVALKGLRNLSEENRDKLDHCLQEASARYKSLRFRGSVGPAQVHLVGWGAFRELRAALAACPSAPFPPEMPRVLKHRYLAQYLQRRVVS
- the GHDC gene encoding GH3 domain-containing protein isoform X2, with translation MVLFLLLFFLLLPLAVLWRWRRPSQDAGLSWLVRLQHRVAWGALRWAAAWQRKSLAQSTLHAGQSQQRALRRCLQGAQSPRRPLRGSTDIGIFRNHLPLTKASQLQEEESGGQLLPPTSNQYRGEASLQATLLGLAALKKTYPEVLAPEGTARVTPSSPWPYPLPWPWHALGQLGPAGTKDPRALLLEALRSPGLRALEAGTAVELLDVFLGLEADGEELAEAIAAGNPGAPLPRRAAELREALEQGPRGLALRLWPKLQVVVTLDAGGQAEAVAALGALWCQGLAFFSPAYAASGGALGLSLWPEQPHGLYLLPPGGPFIELLPLKEGTREEAAPTVLLAEAQKGKEYELVLTDHTSLTRCRLGDVVQVVGAYNQCPVVRFICRLGQTLSVRGEDTGEDVFSEALGQAVGQWPGARLLDHGCVESSILDSSEGSAPHYEVFVALKGLRNLSEENRDKVHETGTGYDCMSLSLCTPPAHAPGRLEVLGVNALRSDPQAARNRSW